From the Magnetococcus sp. PR-3 genome, the window CCAAGCATCGGGATAGACCGCCATAACAGGGCGCACAATGCCCATAGACCAGGACTCTAGGGTCATGATCTGAAAAAGGGTGTACATACTGGCGCCCAGGTTGCCAAACCATTCCGGAAAAGCGGTGCCAAACAGGTTGGTGGCCATAACGGCGGCAATGTAGAACACCACCACCAATAAGCTGGCTACAGAGCCCACCCCCGGTAGGGCCAGCAACATGCCCAGTACAACCCGGCGCATGGTGGGAACCACCGAGACCAGACGTATAACCCGGAAAATACGGAAGGTCCGCAGTACCGAAAGACTACCCTGCGCGGGCATAAGGGCGATGGCGACAATGATAAAATCAAAGAGGTTCCAGCCACTACGGAAGAAGCCGCGTATACCGTAGGCACGCATTTTCAATGAGATTTCCACCATAAAAATACCCAAGCATAGGGTGTCGAGTCCCTCAAGCAGTGCCAGCAGGGTTGGGTCAAAATTGGGGTTGGTTAGTAACCCTAGGATGATCCCATTGAGGACAATAATGGCGGTAATAAAGTTTTGAAAACGGGTGGATTCGACAAGTGCCGTCAGTTTGCTGGACATGGTTTAGCTCACCGTAGGTAATGAAGAGAGGTCCTGGTTTGAACCCTTGCTTAAGTGGGCATTATTTAGCATGGAAAGCGCAGAAATACAAAAGGCATGGCCCTATGGCCATGCCTTT encodes:
- a CDS encoding ion transporter produces the protein MSSKLTALVESTRFQNFITAIIVLNGIILGLLTNPNFDPTLLALLEGLDTLCLGIFMVEISLKMRAYGIRGFFRSGWNLFDFIIVAIALMPAQGSLSVLRTFRIFRVIRLVSVVPTMRRVVLGMLLALPGVGSVASLLVVVFYIAAVMATNLFGTAFPEWFGNLGASMYTLFQIMTLESWSMGIVRPVMAVYPDAWVFFIPFIMLTTFTVLNLFIGIIVDAMAITKEQEQEANTGVHQEPFTDTLATLGTRLTRIEEQLARQNQLLEENKTQKHP